Below is a genomic region from Bordetella pertussis 18323.
AACAGATCCTTGCTCAGCGCCTCGCGTCGCGTCAACAAGGCGCGCAGTTGACGCGCATGCAAGGGCGCCGGGTGCCACAGCGCCGGGCTCAGCGTCTGTCCATAGCGAGCCAGCACGTAGCTGTCGAGCGCATCATTTTTGGAGCGCAGCGCCAAGGCCTTGGCAAAGTCCCGGGCCTGGGCGGGATTGACCAAAGAGACCCGGACCTGGGGCAGCGCCGTGGCCGCTTGCTCGTGATACAGACCCGTAGGCTCCAGGATGGCGTGCAACTGCGCCGGCTGTGCGCCGTGTTTGGCGCACCACGCCAGCAGGGCTTGTACGCCCGCGGCGGTGTTGACCACCACCTTGGTCTTACGCTTGTCAGCCTCAGCCGTCAGCAACGTGCAATCCAGCTTGGCCTTTGATACATCAATACCTATGAAAACATGGACTTGGCCTCCTGCAGATAACAAACTGCTGTCAGCCACTGCGCCCACTTGCCTTGTACATACAGGGTCCTCGCCCTACGATACCGTCCAGTGTCTCGCCGGCCCAGCAGTGCGCTGCCGAGCCGCTATCTGTCCCACAAAGTCCTCGCTTTGGGCACCAACTCGCGGTCATCGGCGTGCGGTGGTGATAGCTAATCACCACCGGAGGAAAGATACAAGGCACCCGCTCAGCCGAGCAAACCCCCCCCACGCTGCGCCCGCTGGGCGGGCTTGCTGCCCCCCGAGGGGGCTTTTTGCCTTGGGGCGGCCCGGCGGCAAAAAAAAACCGCCTGCAAGGCGGTTTTCCTGTGGGCGGGCGGGTCCGCACGGCGCGCTATTCGGCGTGCTTCTGCGTGGTGCCGAAGATGCGGTCGCCGGCATCGCCCAGGCCGGGCATGATGTAGCCGTTCTCGTTCAGGCCCTGGTCGATCGAGGCCGTGTAGATCTGCACGTCCGGATGCGCCTTGAGCACGGCGTCGATGCCTTCGGGCGCCGAGACCAGGGTCAGCGCCCGGATTTCGCGACAGCCGGCCCGCTTGAGCATGTCGATGGCGGCGACCATGGAACCGCCGGTGGCCAGCATCGGGTCGACGATCAGGGCCAGGCGCTGGTCCAGCTCGCCCACCAGGCGTTCCAGGTAGGTATGCGCCTGCAGGGTTTCTTCGTTGCGGGCCACGCCGACCACGCTGACCTTGGCGCCCGGGATCAGGCTCAGCACGCCGTCGAGCATGCCGATGCCCGCGCGCAGGATGGGCACCACGGTCACTTTCTTGCCGGTGATCTTGTCGACCTCGACGGTGCCGCACCAGCCTTCGACGCTGGCGGGCGCCAGCGGCATGTCCTTGGTCGCCTCGTAGGTCAGCAGGGCCGCGACTTCCTGCGACAGCTCGCGAAAGCTCTTGGTGCTGAGGTCGGCGCGGCGCATGATGCCCAGCTTGTGGCGAATCAGCGGATGGCGGATTTCATGCACAGGCATGTGCGGAATCTCCAGTAAATGGCTCTCGAATGGCCGGCGGCGCAGGGCCGCCGACGGGAACATGCGGATTTTAAGCCGGTTGGCGGGCAATCACTGTTCGGCCAGCCAGGCGACCAGCGCGTCGTCGAACGACCGCACGGCGGCCGCGTTCTCGTGGTTGACCATGCTGACCACCACGTAACGCTTGCCGCTGGCTCCCAGCACATAGCCGGCCACCGCCCGTACATCGCGCAGCGAGCCGGTCTTCAGGTGGGCCATGCCCTGCGCGCCGTTGCCCTTGAGGCGCCGCCGCACCGTCCCGTCCACGCCGGCGATGGCCAGCGACGAGATGAATTCCGGCATCAGGGGCGAATTCCAGGCCACCGTGAGCATGGAAGCCAGGCTGTCGGCCGACACCCTGCCCTCGCGCGACAGCCCGGAGCCGTTGTCGATCACCAGTTCGGGCATTTCCAGCCCTTGCGCGCCCAGCACGGTGCGGGCGACCACGCCGCTGCTCTCGACGGTGGCCGGCCGGCGGCCGCGCTCGGCGCCCAGGGTCAGCAGCAGGGTGCGCGCC
It encodes:
- the upp gene encoding uracil phosphoribosyltransferase — translated: MPVHEIRHPLIRHKLGIMRRADLSTKSFRELSQEVAALLTYEATKDMPLAPASVEGWCGTVEVDKITGKKVTVVPILRAGIGMLDGVLSLIPGAKVSVVGVARNEETLQAHTYLERLVGELDQRLALIVDPMLATGGSMVAAIDMLKRAGCREIRALTLVSAPEGIDAVLKAHPDVQIYTASIDQGLNENGYIMPGLGDAGDRIFGTTQKHAE